One Desulfurella sp. genomic region harbors:
- a CDS encoding NUDIX domain-containing protein, producing MDCIIEKQNKVLLVSRKNYPFGFSLPGGFVDYGESVEQAVIREVKEETSLDIVEPKLFGVYSDPARDPRSHTVSVVFYAKASGNPKASDDARDLGFFDLDNLPDEIAFDHLKILKDYNEFRKKI from the coding sequence GTGGATTGTATAATAGAAAAACAAAACAAAGTCCTCCTTGTAAGCAGGAAAAATTATCCTTTTGGCTTTAGTTTACCAGGTGGTTTTGTAGATTACGGCGAAAGTGTAGAGCAAGCTGTAATCAGGGAAGTAAAAGAAGAAACAAGCCTTGATATTGTAGAGCCAAAGCTTTTTGGTGTTTACTCAGATCCAGCAAGAGATCCAAGAAGCCATACAGTAAGCGTTGTATTTTATGCCAAAGCAAGTGGCAACCCAAAAGCTTCAGATGATGCCAGGGATTTAGGATTTTTTGATTTGGATAATTTGCCAGACGAGATTGCATTTGACCACTTAAAAATTTTGAAAGATTACAATGAATTTAGAAAAAAGATATAA